CGGATTGGTCCGCTTGCGGATGGCTTGACGACCTAAGTAGCTGTAAACCTTCTGTTCGGCGTTGTCGCGAATGGTGCAGGTGTTGTACAGAACGAGATCAGCGTCGAGTTCAGCATCGGCTTCCTGGTAGCCCATGGTTTCCAGGATTCCTGCCATCCGCTCCGAATCGGCCTTGTTCATCTGGCAGCCAAACGTGGTGATCCAGTAGCTGCCGCGTTGCTGCTCGTCCCGAGTGGAGGATGCAGGGGTCTTGGCAAGACTGGGGTTGACGGGACTGGAGAGGGCCAAAGCGGGTGGCGATCCTGGAGACCGACGACGGTGAAATCTTCTTTTAGTGTGGGCCACGGCCAGCTTGTGCCAGCTTGGGGATTGGCGTATTCGGGCGATGGGCTGGTCTCTTCGGCGCTTTTCTCTCACAAAAGCGGTACCTCTCGCGATTAGCCGCGGAACCACTGCCCAGGTGGAGCACCTCGAGCTCACCTTCAGCATGGATGGCTATAGCGGCCGCGGCGAAACGGGGGGATTTGATACGGGGCATCGGGCCTTCAGCACCGATCAGCTGGCCTTGGAGCTTGAGGCTTTGCTGCCAAAACTGGGCGATGTGGACCCTGCTGATCGCCAGCAACTCGCTCCTTTGCTGCAGCCGTTGTCGCCCCCGGCTCGTTGTGCGGTGGATCTCGCCCTTTGGGATTGGTGGGGCCAACGGCTCGAACAACCGGTTTGGCGCCTGTTCGGTCTCGATGGCCATCGCCCTGTGGCCACCAGCGTGACCTTGGGGCTTGGTTCGGTCGATGCCGTTCTCAGCCGCCTTCAGCGTTGGTGGCGGCAGCTACCTGCAACACGCATCAAGCTCAAACTTGGCAGTGCTGATGGCTGCGATCACGATCGAGCGTTGTTGGAGGCCGTGGCCCAGGCCCTGCAGGAGCAGGCCCAACAGCAGCAGCAGCCGATGGAGCTTCAAGTGGATGCCAACGGGGGCTGGAGTCTTGATCAGGCAAAGGCGATGCAGACATCCCTGCACCAGGCAGGGGTGGTGTTGCTGGAGCAGCCGATGGCGGCCTTGCTCGATCCCGATCGAGATACGGCTGCTTTTGCGGCGCTCAAGCCCCATTGCGCCATGGCCCTTGTGGCCGATGAAAGCTGTTGGGATTTACAGGATTTGTTGCGCCTTGCCCCCCACGTGGATGGGGTGAATCTCAAGTTGCTGAAAAGTGGCGGGCTCAGTGAGGCGTGGTTGATGGCTCAGGTGGCTCAGCGCTTGGATCTGAATCTGATGATTGGCTGTTATTCCGACAGCGTCTTGCTCAATGGGGCGGCCGCCCAGCTGCTGCCCTTGATCCGCTGGCCCGATCTCGACAGCCATCTCAATCTTGTGGATGACCCCTATCAGGGGCTCGATCTCGTAGGAGATCAACTGCGAGCGCCAGCGGCGGCTGGGTTGGGGATCAGCCGCGCCTCATGACAACAAGCACGTCCTCTTATACCTGTTCTTAAAGCCGCGTTTTAAACCCCTCACTTGTGCGTTGTTGCTGCAAAGTCTTGCTAAAGGCTTAAGCAAGAGTTGGCAGCTTTGTTCTGCTCAACTCTGGTCGTCATGGCAACGGAATTGGCGTGAATCAGCACTGTCCTGAGGGGTTTGAACAGTTGCCTGTGCTGCTTCTTCAGCACGGTGGTCTGTCGTCCCTCACCGGCAAGACAGGCCTTGCCATGTTGCGCCATCGACGGGGGCCGATCGCAGCGGTCATTGACCCTGACCATGCCAACGGTTCCCTTGAAAAGATCACAGGGATTGCGCGCAAGGTGCCGATTGTGGGCGACCTGGCTGCGGCCTTGCCTTATGGCCCCGCGGTTGCCGTGGTGGGCTTGGCTCCCTCCGGTGGAGTGTTGCCCGGCCCGGTGCGACGGGATGCCTTGGCCGCGCTGCAGGCCGGGTTAAGCCTGGCCAGTGGTTTGCACACGCAGTTGGCAGAGGATCCGGACTTCAAGGCGGCCTGTCATGCCGGCCAATGGATCTGGGATTTACGCCAGGAGCCCCCCAGCGTGCAGGTGGGTCAGGCACGCGCTGCCGCGCTTTCCTGCCAGCGCGTTTTAGCCGTGGGAACCGATATGGCGGTGGGAAAGATGAGTGCCTGTTTGGCCCTTCAAGCGGCGGCAGAACGCCAGACGCTGGAGTGCCGTTTTGTGGGAACCGGTCAGGCTGGAATTTTGATCAGCGGTCGCGGTGTGCCTTTAGATGCGGTGCGGGTGGACTATGCGGCCGGTGCGGTTGAAGCGGCTGTTCTTGAAGCCGGGTTGGGGTTGTCAGCACAGGATTTGTTGGTGGTGGAAGGGCAAGGTTCCCTCTGTCACCCCGGCTCGAGTGCCACGCTTCCCTTGATGCGCGGCAGTCAGCCAACGGCGTTGCTGATGGTGCATCGGGCGTGTCAGTCCACGATCGGGCGTTTGCCTGAGGTGCTCCTGCCCCCGTTGAAGGAGTGCATCAGCCTTTGTGAGTCGTTGGCGGCGGTCGCCCGCCCGCAAGGCTCAGGCCCCCCACCGAAAGTCCAAGCCGTTGCTCTCAACACAGCTGAGTTATCGCCAGAGGAGGCGCAGAGATCGATCGAGTCTTGTCAAGACGCTCTAGGGCTTCCCTGTGATGACCCCATCCGCAATCGTGCAGACGGCCTTCTCAAGGTCTTCCTTAATCGTTGAGGGCGGATGAGGGGATTCGAACCCCCGGATGGCGGCACCACAAGCCGCTGCCTTAACCACTTGGCGACACCCGCCGTGTCAGGTAAGAATCTACCAATTCACCCAAACCCTTCTGGAGACGCTCATCGGCCCTTTCCGCAAGCCATCGGCCAATGCAGTGGCCGCCGTACTGGCATTCGCCGCTTCTGGCGTGGCACTCGCCCTATCCAACCCCTCCTCAGAAGAGTTCAAGAGCTATGCAGGAGCTCAACTCGTCTCCGTGATCAGCGACGAGTTATGTGGCGGTGCACTGCCGATGGTGCTGCAGCTTTGGGTTAAAGATTGCCCCCGCTTGATTCGTGATCAGGAGCCTGCGTTGGCGGAGCTTGCGGGTCAATTCAGCCGTCGTCTCAACCTTGGCCTGGCCAGCATCTACACCACCGAGCTTGGTGGACAGGACTTACTCCCCGCCTTGCGACTTCCTGAGTATTCGGTCACGACCCTCGCAATCGCCGGGCAATTTGTCATCCTTCAATCCAGCAGTGACGACGGCAAGATCGAATGATTCCTCGTTTTGGAGATGGCACGCTCCGTGCCTGGATTCCAAGGGGATTGGTCGAACTGGATCATGAGGGCGTTGGGACGCCAGCGCCGATCACGCGCGCCGATGGCCTATGTGCTGTGCAGGTGTTCTGGCGTGACGGACGGATTGTGCAAGTGCAGCCGCTTGTTGACGGGGCAGCGGAACCGGAGGGGATGTTGCTTCCCCGTCTGTTGGAACCGCATGCACATCTTGATAAAGCGTTCAGCTGGAGCGGCTACCCCAACCTCAGGGGCACCTACGCCGGAGCGATGGCGGCCAATCTCAGAGAACATCAGAGCCGAACTCTGGAGGTGGTTCAAGAGCGCTTTGAGCACGCCATGTCATTGGTTTGGCGCCATGGTCTGCGCGCTGTGCGCACCCATATCGACAGCCTTGGGCCTGGAGCTGCGTGCAGCTGGGACGCCATTCTTGAGGGTGCTTCTCGTTGGCAAGATCGGGTCATGGTTCAGCCGGTGGCGCTGGTTCCGGTCGAGCATTGGGGCAGCAAAGAAGGACGACAGCTGGCGGCTCGGGTGGCTGCGGCCGGTGGGTTGCTGGGTGGTGTGATCAGCCCCCCCTGCTCGGGGCGTGCGCCTCGCCAGGCGCTCCGCAACCTTTTGGCGCTTGCTGATCGGCATGGATGCGGGGTGGATTTGCATATCGATGAAGCCAGTTCTGAGCCTGCTGCCGGCTTGTTTCAACTGATGCGCGTGCTCAAGCGGACGACCGTTTCCGTGCCGATCACCTGTAGCCATGCCAGCAGCCTGTCGCTCCTAAGAGCCCCTGTCTTGCAGCGGCTTGCTGAACGGATGGCACATCACAACGTTCAAGTGGTGGCTCTCCCCCTAACCAATGGCTGGTTACTGGGTCGGCAGGATTTCGCGACGCCTCTGCGGCGACCCTTGGCTCCGATTCGTCAGTTGCAGCGGGCGGGTGTGTGTGTGGCTGTCGGCGGTGACAACGTGCAGGATCCATGGTTCCCGGCTGGCAACTTTGACCCTTTGGCGTTGATCGCAGCGAGCTTGGCCCAGGCCCAGCTGGCGCCTTGGGAGCGCTTGGGGCTTTCGCCCTTCACAACGGCGGCGGCCCGATTGATGCAGATGGAGTGGGATGGGGTGATCCGGGCGGGTGCCCCTGCTGATGCGATGCAGCTCTCCGTTCAAAGCTGGGCGGAAGCCTTGGCGGCACCTCCGCAGCGCCGGCTGTTGGTGCGTGGGGTGTGGGTGCAGGATTAAAGCTAAGGACGACCTTCACCCCCTTTCATCCCCGTTCACCACAACGGTTTCCTTGAGCAATAGCCTCTCTCTCACTCCAAGCCAGTCCTGAATCGCCATGGGTTTCGATGCTTTGCACCACGAGCTGGCAGCCATTGCCGATCTCAGCTTGCTGATCAGCCCAGCGGATTTAGGTCGCTATTCCCGCGACGCCTACGACTACTCACCGGTGCTGCGGGAACAGCTCAGCCAATGCCGTGCCGATCTTGTTGCCAGTGCAGCTTCCGTGCAGGCGGTGCAAGCGGTGGCCGCGGCCTGCCATCGCCATGGCGTGCCCTTGACCTTGCGTGGAGCGGGAACGGGAAATTACGGCCAAAGCGTGCCCCTGAAAGGGGGCGTGGTGCTCTTGATGGATGCTTTGCGCGAGGTGCGTTCCATCGATCCGGTTTCGGGAGTGTTGACGGTGGAATGCGGTTGTTTAATGCGTGACCTCGACCGCGCCTTGGCCGTTCATGGCCGGCAGTTAAGGCTGTTTCCAAGCACCTGGCGCAGTGCCACGATCGGCGGCTTTATCGGCGGCGGATCCGGGGGGATCGGTTCGGTGCGCTGGGGATTTTTGCGCGATCCTGGCCACCTCCTCGGCCTGGAGGTGGTGACGATGGAGGTCTCGCCACGGCTGTTGCAACTGGAAGCCGCGGAGGCGGAAGCCTTGAATCACGCCTATGGCACCAATGGCATCATCACGGCGCTCACCCTCTCCTCGGCGGCGCGGGTGGCGTGGCATGAGGTTGTGGTGGACTGTGCCGACTGGACGACGGCGGTGGAGCTGGCCCAGCGTTGCGGTCGAGCGGCCGTTGAGTTGAACCTCTGCACTGTATTGCAGGCGTCCATCGTCGAGCATCTGCCGTCGTGGAGTGGTTCCCCGCGGGGACAGCACCGGCTGCTGCTGTTAGTTGCCCCCGATGGGGTGAGCACGATTGAACGCCTGGCGCGCTCTGTTCAGGCGGAGATGCACGTGCTTGGCCAAGAGGACGACCATCAGGGCAATGGTCTGCGGGAGTTGAGCTGGAATCACACAACCCTGCATCTGCGCAATCACGATCCGAATTGGACCTATCTGCAGATGCTTTTGCCCCAGCCTGAACTGGGCTGCATGGAGGTGCTCCAGAAGCGCTGGGGAGATGATCTCGTGTGGCATCTCGAGGCCGTGCGTCAGCAGGGGGCCTTTCGATTGGCGGCTCTGCCATTGGTCTACTGGAGAGGGGCGCAGGCTCTTCAGGATTTAATCGATGACTGTCTGGCCCAGGGGGCGTTTGTGTTCAACCCCCATGTGATCACCGTGGAGGGAGGCGGCCTGGGTGTGATTGATGGCGATCAGGTCGCAGCGAAGCACCGCCACGATCCTGATGGCTTGCTCAACCCGGGAAAGCTTGGTGGTTTTCCCGCATGATCAGCAGTCCAGGCTGTCGCGGGTGGCGACACCGCTGCTGGGATTGACGCCATCAGCGTCCTGACAGAGGCGGCGCTGATCTTCCCGATCCAACAAGGCATCCGTGAAATCAGCCCCTTCGATGTCTGCGCCGGCAAAGCTGCTCCCGGCCGCAATCACGCCCTGGAGCAAGGCATCGCGAAGATCCGTTTTGGAGAAATCGGCACGATCCATCAGTGCATCACTGAGATTGGCACCATGGAAATTCGCTTCTGGGAATTCCGCTTGCGTAAAGATTGTTCCCTGCAGGTTGGCGTCGCTGAAATCAGCACCCCTGCCCGTCGCACCGGCGAAGGATGTATTGACGAGGTTCTGACCGTGGAAGTCACCGCCACTCTGGTTGGTCAGGGTGTAATCCACCCGCTCTTGAAAGAGCGCTCGATCCTGAAGCCCCACACCGGTGGAGGTGTCGAGAGCAATCACAGGGAAAGGCAGAGCTGTCATGAGCGCCAGGAGAGCTAGCGCGAAGAGGGAGCCCAGAATCTGGTGGCGCATGACGGGTGCATCAAAAGCTGACCTCACTCTGCCGTTCCTCCGTTCGTTCTGAAGCGAGCCCTGAACTTCTAGGCCTCTTTCAGCACCCCTTCCGCCAACAACGCGCCAATCAAATACAAGGAGCCTGCAATCACAGGCGTTGGCATCGGCCTGTTTGCAGTCTTCTTCGAAAGGCTGATGAGCACGTTCTCCACGCTTGAGGCGCTCCTCAGTTGCTGCGCATGCCTTGGGCAGATCTCGTTCAACATGTCGGCTGTCCAGCTCAGATGCCCTGGCACCGGCACGATCCAGGCTTCATCGTCTGGCTCCAGCAACAGGTTGAGCATCTCTGGGGCTTGCTTGTGGCGTTGAATGCCAAGAATCCAGATCTGCTGATGCCCTGGCTGGCTCCAGCCACCACGCTCGAGCGCGAGCTGCTGAGCCGCATCGGGGTTGTGGGCCCCATCCACACGCACAGAGTGGTGCTTCCACTGCAGTGTTTGAAGCCGACCAGGCCAACGGGCTTGGGCCAGCCCCTGCCGGATCTGCGCCTCTGAAATCGAGCTGCCAAGGGCATTCATGCGTCGCAGCGCTGCACGGGCCACGGCTCCGTTTCGCCGTTGCAGGTGTCCAGCTAACCCCAGTTCCCAGTCCTCTGATAGGGGCTCCACCCACTCCAGGGTTGCGCCCATCTCTTGGCTGCGTTCCTCCAAGACCTGGGCGACCGCCTCGTGTTGAGGGGCACTGACCACGTGGGCCCCAGGGCCGATCACCGCTGCTTTTTCGCTGCTGATCGCCGTTAAGGAGTGCCCGAGATGCTCGCAGTGATCCATGCCGATCGAGCCAATGGCGATCAGAGGTCGATTGGGATGGGCCGTTGTGGCATCCAGCCGCCCTCCAAGACCTGCTTCCAGGACGAGCCAATCGAGGGCGTTGGCTTCAAAGTGGACCAAGGCCGCGGTGATCAGCTGCTCGAACGGGGTCAGGTTGTGCTGCCGCGCCAACGCTTGGAGTTGTTTTAAACGTTGGCGCAGTTGGGGGAGTTCGATCGGCTGCTTATTGATGCAAATCCGCTCACACCAACTGATCAGATGGGGAGAGGTGGTGAGGCCAGAGTTCAAACCTGCTGCTGTCAGGCCGCTGTGAATCATGCAGGCGATCGAGCCTTTGCCATTGGTGCCCACCACCTGAACGGCGGGAACATCAACGCAGGGGTTGGCTAAATCAGACAGTGCCCTTTGCATTCGCTCAAGGGATAGATCCATGCCCCGCTGCTCAAAGGGGGAGATCAGGTCCGCTAACTCATCGATGGGATCAGCCTTGGAGCGGGTCACGCGTTCAACTGTTCCAGCGTGCGTTCCAGGCGGGAGAGCAGCGCCTTCACCTCCCGGCGATCGATCACGAGGGGAGGAACCATCCGCACCACTTTCGCTCCAGCTGGAACGAGCAACAGTTTTTGCGCTAACGCTGCTTTGACAACGTCAGCAGCAGTGAGATCGCAGTCTTCTCGTAGGACCAAACCCTGCAGCAAGCCCCACCCTCGGGCGTCCTGGAGTTGTTGAGGAAAGCGTTGAATGAGCTGGTGGAGTCCTGCACTTAATTGCTCGCCCCGTTCTGACACGTTGCGCAGCAGCTGCCTCCGTTCCAATTCGCGGGCGACGGTGAGGCCAGCGCGACAAGCAAAGGGGTTGCCTCCAAACGTGCTGGCGTGATCTCCAGGTGCAAACAGGTCGGCGTGTTGGCTGGTCAGCAGGGCCCCGATCGCATGGCCACCTCCGAGCCCCTTCGCCAAGGTGATCACATCGGGTTGGACATTCAGTTGCTCGTAGCCCCAGAGCCGGCCGCTACGACCCATTCCCACTTGAACTTCGTCAAAGATCAACAGGATGTTGCGTTCATCGCAGTGGCGACGGATCGCACGGAAGACATCGGGATCGCCAGGATTCACACCGCCCTCGCCTTGGAGCGGTTCGATCAGCACAGCGCAAACCCTGGGGCCATGGGCCTCCAGGCGGTTTAAAAGCTGTTCAAAGCTCTGGATGTCGTTGTAGGTGAAGGTCTCAAATCCCTCCACCATCGGCTCAAACCCCACGTGGTAGCGAGGTTGTCCAGTGGCGCTTACCGCTGCCAATGTGCGGCCATGGAAGCTTGCTGCCGCCGTCAGGATGATGGGGCGCTCGATCCCCCGCCGTTGATGGCCATGTTTGCGGGCCAATTTGATGGCGGCTTCATTGGCTTCCGCCCCGGAATTGCAGAAGAACACACTGTCGGCGCAACTGTTGTTCACTAGCCAGCGGGCTAGCTCTTCCTGCTCAGGAATCTGATAAAGATTGGAGACGTGCTGCAGGCGGCTGAGCTGATCCTTCAACGCCCGGCGCATGGCGCGGTTGCTATGGCCGAGGGTGCAGGTGGCAATTCCAGCGACGGCATCGAGGTAGCGATCGCCTTTGTGATCACGCACCCAACAGCCATTCCCACGCACCAGGGTGAGCGGGTAGCGGTTGTAGGTCCCCATCACGGCAGTGGAAGGCTGCTCAGTGATGCCAGTGGTTTGGGGGGGAGTTTTTACCATTTCGCCCGACTGTTGACCCGTGGCCTTCGCGCTTCTATTGAAGCTGACCGCTTCACTCATACAGGTGGTCGGACTTGAACCGACAAGGGTTGCCCCGCCGCATTTTGAGTGCGGTGCGTCTACCAATTCCGCCACACCTGCTATTTCGCGTCTCTTGACGCTCAAAGTCCTTCAAAGGATTGAGGACTCACTCAATACCCTACACGTTTTGCCCCTAGGCCCTATGAGCGCCTGGTCAATTTGGCTCCAGCCCTGCCCAGCTTTGCTTCAATATCGGCATACCCACGGTCGAGGTGCTCGAGTCCGCTCACTTGAGACGTCCCCTTCGCCACGAGCGCTGCCAACACCATGGCAGCTGAAGCTCTGAGATCGGTTCCACTCACTGGAGCGCCGCTGAGAGTTGAGACCCCTTCCACAACGGCGGTGTTGCTTTGAACCCTGATGGAGGCACCCATGCGCTGCAGCTCTGCGACGTGCTGCATCCGGTTCTCGTAGATCTTCTCCGTAATCACACTGGTTCCCTGTGCTGTGGCCAGTAAGGCCATGAACGGTGCTTGTAGATCGGTGGGAAAACCAGGGAACGGTTGGGTAGTGATGTCGATGCCCCGGATGTCTCCGGGTGTGATCGTGATCCCTTCGTCATCGATGTCGAGTTTGCAGCCGCAGTCGCGCAGCTTTTGCAGAACGGCACTGAGATGGTCGGGAATGACAGGAGCCACTCTCAGTTTTGAGCGGGTGATGGCAGCAGCGAGCAGGAAGGTTCCGGCCTCAATGCGGTCGGGAATCACCGTGTAGTCGCAACCGTGGAGTTGATCCACACCTTCCACGGTGATGGTGGGTCCGCCGGCTCCGCTGATCTTGGCGCCCATGGCAATCAGCAAGTTGGCGAGATCCTGAACCTCTGGTTCTTGAGCCGCATTCGAAATCACGCTCGTGCCTTTCGCCAAGGCTGCAGCCATCAAAATGGTTTCTGTCGCGCCCACGCTGGGGCAATCCAAAACGATCTCTGCCCCTTTGAGACGTTGTTCAACACCTGGGATCGAGGCGGCAATGATGCCGTGCTCCACGTTCACCACGGCTCCCAGCGCTTTCAACCCACGGATATGTTCCACAACAGGACGTGCACCAATGCGGCAACCCCCTGGTAGGGGCACCCTGGCCTGTCCCATGCGAGCGAGAAGCGGGCCGATCGCAAAAAAGCTGGCGCGCAGGCCGTTCACCAATTCGTAGGGAGGCTCTGCTCCTGTCATTTGATGGGCATGAAGATGAACCACCTCTCCTTTGCGTTGAACGTTTACGCCCAGACAAGAGAGGATGTCTGCCATTCCGCCGATATCGGTGAGCGGGGGAACGTTGCGGAGGGTGAGGGGCTCTACGGTGAGGAGTGAAGCTGTCATCAGCACGAGAGCTGAATTTTTCGCACCGCTGACGCGCAGCTCTCCACACAATTTTTCTCCACCATCGATCACGAGGTGCGGCTTGAGAATGCCTTGAGACGCAAGAGCCGCTGCCTTCATGCCCGTGGTTACTAAATTCACGACCATCTTGACCATCAAGGATGAGACCGTCTAGACGGCCGGCCCTCAAACTGGTTCTTTAGAGCCCCGATCGTGACTGTGACTCCAAAGCTAATGTCGTATGGTCTTCAGGTCACGTTTGTGACTCCAGCGGTTGTGGCGGAATTGGTAGACGCGCATGTTTCAGGTACATGTGTCTTCGGACGTGGGAGTTCAAGTCTCCCTAACCGCATTAGCTTGACTGGGTCAGGACTCCCAACTCTTTCATGATTGTGCTCAAGATCGCCAACTCATCGGAGGTAGTGGCTTCCAAAGTTGGGAAGTTCATCGAATTTTTGACTCCGGATTCCGTGGATCAATCCACGGTGGAAGACCAAGTCATTAAGAAGTTGGTTGAGAATTTGGCGGCTGAAGGGATTAAGGGGGAGATCGCTGCGGTTCAAGGCATTGACCTCAACGGCAATGACCTGAATCTTCGCGATGGAATGAAGGTGCGTAAGCACACCAGCTTCTGATTCCGTGTCTTTTGACGATCAGTCAGAGGAGCTGATCACCAGTCGCCGCAATCCTTTGGTGCGACGACTTCGTTCGTTGTCCTCCCGTTCAGGGAGAGCTGAACATGGTGTTGTCTTGCTGGAGGGAACGCATCAAATACAAGAACTTCGGACCCATCTTTGGCCGGATTCTGTTGTCCTTGATGTTGTGGCCACTCCCGCTTGGTTGAACACCCATGCTGGCTTGATTCGCGCTTTGCCGGGATCTGTGCGAGTGCAGCGGATCAGTGATGAAGCCTTGCAAGCGGGATTAACCACGGTTCAGCCCGATGGTGTGGCCTGTTTGCTGCCATTGTCTTGCTTGCCTTCAGCCGTAGCCGCTCCCGAGTTTGTGCTGGCGCTGGATCGCATTCAGGATCCAGGCAACCTCGGAACCCTGCTGCGCACCGCACGGGCCGCCGACATCCAGCAGGTTTGGTGTGCCTCCGGTGCTGATCCCTTGGCCCCAAAGGTGGTGCGATCCTCAGCTGGTGCGATTTTGAGCTTGCCGGTCGAGCGCTTTGGCCCTGATCCGACGGAAGGCGTCGTTCAACTCGCGGAACGATTGAGGCAAGTGCGCGATGCTGGACTTCAAATCGTGGCCACTTTGGTGCCAGATGCCGCGGCAGAACGACGCGTTCAGCCCTATTGGGAGCTGGACTGGACGCTGCCCACGGTGCTCCTGCTCGGCAACGAAGGAGCCGGTCTGGACCCGTTGTTACAGGACTGCTGCTCCGCTGGTGTGACCCTGCCCCACAGCGCAGCTGTGGAATCTCTCAATGTGGCGGCTGCTGCGGTCCCTCTGCTTTTGGAGAGGCGACGGGCGAGAATGACGCCTTCAACGCAGAAGATCGGGTGAGCGACGCCAGTTTCGACTTCGATGTGATTGTCATTGGCGCCGGATATGGCGGCTTTGATGCAGCCAAACATGCAGCCGATCATGGCCTCAAGGTGGCCGTCCTTGAATCCCGCGACATGGGAGGCACCTGCGTGAACCGTGGCTGTGTCCCCTCAAAAGCCCTGTTGGCAGCGAGTGGTCGCGTGCGCGAGCTGGCGGATGCTGAGCATCTCGCAGGGTTTGGCATCCATGCGGCTCCCGTGCGTTTTGAGCGCAAGAAGATTGCTGATCACGCCAATCAATTGGTGGCCACGATTCGGGCCAATCTCACCAAAACCTTGGAGAGGGCAGGGGTCACCATCCTTCGTGGTCAAGGTCGGCTTGAGGGACCTCAACGCGTTGGGGTGCGTGAGCTCAGCGGGGTGGACCGGGTCTTAACGGCACGGGATGTGATCTTGGCTACGGGCTCGGATCCGTTTGTCCCCCCGGGCATCGAAACGGATGGGCGCA
This portion of the Synechococcus sp. ROS8604 genome encodes:
- a CDS encoding enolase C-terminal domain-like protein encodes the protein MGWSLRRFSLTKAVPLAISRGTTAQVEHLELTFSMDGYSGRGETGGFDTGHRAFSTDQLALELEALLPKLGDVDPADRQQLAPLLQPLSPPARCAVDLALWDWWGQRLEQPVWRLFGLDGHRPVATSVTLGLGSVDAVLSRLQRWWRQLPATRIKLKLGSADGCDHDRALLEAVAQALQEQAQQQQQPMELQVDANGGWSLDQAKAMQTSLHQAGVVLLEQPMAALLDPDRDTAAFAALKPHCAMALVADESCWDLQDLLRLAPHVDGVNLKLLKSGGLSEAWLMAQVAQRLDLNLMIGCYSDSVLLNGAAAQLLPLIRWPDLDSHLNLVDDPYQGLDLVGDQLRAPAAAGLGISRAS
- a CDS encoding DUF1611 domain-containing protein; the protein is MNQHCPEGFEQLPVLLLQHGGLSSLTGKTGLAMLRHRRGPIAAVIDPDHANGSLEKITGIARKVPIVGDLAAALPYGPAVAVVGLAPSGGVLPGPVRRDALAALQAGLSLASGLHTQLAEDPDFKAACHAGQWIWDLRQEPPSVQVGQARAAALSCQRVLAVGTDMAVGKMSACLALQAAAERQTLECRFVGTGQAGILISGRGVPLDAVRVDYAAGAVEAAVLEAGLGLSAQDLLVVEGQGSLCHPGSSATLPLMRGSQPTALLMVHRACQSTIGRLPEVLLPPLKECISLCESLAAVARPQGSGPPPKVQAVALNTAELSPEEAQRSIESCQDALGLPCDDPIRNRADGLLKVFLNR
- a CDS encoding DUF4359 domain-containing protein — encoded protein: MAAVLAFAASGVALALSNPSSEEFKSYAGAQLVSVISDELCGGALPMVLQLWVKDCPRLIRDQEPALAELAGQFSRRLNLGLASIYTTELGGQDLLPALRLPEYSVTTLAIAGQFVILQSSSDDGKIE
- a CDS encoding amidohydrolase family protein; its protein translation is MIPRFGDGTLRAWIPRGLVELDHEGVGTPAPITRADGLCAVQVFWRDGRIVQVQPLVDGAAEPEGMLLPRLLEPHAHLDKAFSWSGYPNLRGTYAGAMAANLREHQSRTLEVVQERFEHAMSLVWRHGLRAVRTHIDSLGPGAACSWDAILEGASRWQDRVMVQPVALVPVEHWGSKEGRQLAARVAAAGGLLGGVISPPCSGRAPRQALRNLLALADRHGCGVDLHIDEASSEPAAGLFQLMRVLKRTTVSVPITCSHASSLSLLRAPVLQRLAERMAHHNVQVVALPLTNGWLLGRQDFATPLRRPLAPIRQLQRAGVCVAVGGDNVQDPWFPAGNFDPLALIAASLAQAQLAPWERLGLSPFTTAAARLMQMEWDGVIRAGAPADAMQLSVQSWAEALAAPPQRRLLVRGVWVQD
- a CDS encoding FAD-binding oxidoreductase encodes the protein MGFDALHHELAAIADLSLLISPADLGRYSRDAYDYSPVLREQLSQCRADLVASAASVQAVQAVAAACHRHGVPLTLRGAGTGNYGQSVPLKGGVVLLMDALREVRSIDPVSGVLTVECGCLMRDLDRALAVHGRQLRLFPSTWRSATIGGFIGGGSGGIGSVRWGFLRDPGHLLGLEVVTMEVSPRLLQLEAAEAEALNHAYGTNGIITALTLSSAARVAWHEVVVDCADWTTAVELAQRCGRAAVELNLCTVLQASIVEHLPSWSGSPRGQHRLLLLVAPDGVSTIERLARSVQAEMHVLGQEDDHQGNGLRELSWNHTTLHLRNHDPNWTYLQMLLPQPELGCMEVLQKRWGDDLVWHLEAVRQQGAFRLAALPLVYWRGAQALQDLIDDCLAQGAFVFNPHVITVEGGGLGVIDGDQVAAKHRHDPDGLLNPGKLGGFPA
- a CDS encoding pentapeptide repeat-containing protein gives rise to the protein MRHQILGSLFALALLALMTALPFPVIALDTSTGVGLQDRALFQERVDYTLTNQSGGDFHGQNLVNTSFAGATGRGADFSDANLQGTIFTQAEFPEANFHGANLSDALMDRADFSKTDLRDALLQGVIAAGSSFAGADIEGADFTDALLDREDQRRLCQDADGVNPSSGVATRDSLDC
- a CDS encoding folylpolyglutamate synthase/dihydrofolate synthase family protein — its product is MTRSKADPIDELADLISPFEQRGMDLSLERMQRALSDLANPCVDVPAVQVVGTNGKGSIACMIHSGLTAAGLNSGLTTSPHLISWCERICINKQPIELPQLRQRLKQLQALARQHNLTPFEQLITAALVHFEANALDWLVLEAGLGGRLDATTAHPNRPLIAIGSIGMDHCEHLGHSLTAISSEKAAVIGPGAHVVSAPQHEAVAQVLEERSQEMGATLEWVEPLSEDWELGLAGHLQRRNGAVARAALRRMNALGSSISEAQIRQGLAQARWPGRLQTLQWKHHSVRVDGAHNPDAAQQLALERGGWSQPGHQQIWILGIQRHKQAPEMLNLLLEPDDEAWIVPVPGHLSWTADMLNEICPRHAQQLRSASSVENVLISLSKKTANRPMPTPVIAGSLYLIGALLAEGVLKEA
- a CDS encoding aspartate aminotransferase family protein, whose amino-acid sequence is MVKTPPQTTGITEQPSTAVMGTYNRYPLTLVRGNGCWVRDHKGDRYLDAVAGIATCTLGHSNRAMRRALKDQLSRLQHVSNLYQIPEQEELARWLVNNSCADSVFFCNSGAEANEAAIKLARKHGHQRRGIERPIILTAAASFHGRTLAAVSATGQPRYHVGFEPMVEGFETFTYNDIQSFEQLLNRLEAHGPRVCAVLIEPLQGEGGVNPGDPDVFRAIRRHCDERNILLIFDEVQVGMGRSGRLWGYEQLNVQPDVITLAKGLGGGHAIGALLTSQHADLFAPGDHASTFGGNPFACRAGLTVARELERRQLLRNVSERGEQLSAGLHQLIQRFPQQLQDARGWGLLQGLVLREDCDLTAADVVKAALAQKLLLVPAGAKVVRMVPPLVIDRREVKALLSRLERTLEQLNA